The following is a genomic window from Hyphomicrobiales bacterium.
TTGCGATGTCTGTCCTGTTTTCTTGGACAGCCTACCGAATATGCAATTAAATCGCTGATATTGTAGTACGAATTCTTCTTTGGAATGGATCGTGTCAATCCGGTCGAGCCTGCGGAAAAGAGGCTTTCCGGCGATAAAACTCCCGCCGACATCCACGTCGCCACAATTGATGATTTGGCATTGTCGCACGCACGGGCTATCTGTCGCGGTGAGTGAGGCGCAACTCGGCGCCCGCTGCAGAAGGACGACAAGATGGCTACCGGAACAGTTAAGTGGTTCAACGACCAAAAAGGCTATGGCTTCATTCAGCCGGACAATGGCGGCAAGGACGTGTTCGTCCATGTCAGCGCTGTGGAGCGCTCGGGCCTGAGAGGCCTTACCGAAGGTCAAAAGATTGCCTACGAGGTTGAAGCGGACCGCCGGACCGGCAAGGACGCGGCTGTTAACCTTCAGCAGGTCTAAAAACGACCGCTACGGGGCCGAGCTACGCATCGGCCCCGACTCGCATTGGCGGGTCAGCAGGGAATGCCCTGTCAGCGTCCGAGCTTCCTGGCCTGCCGTGGCGTTTTCGCCGGCACGGTCTTCAGCGATCCGGGCGCATCGCATCCCACACAAATACCGTTCGTGGATTCCCGCGCCTTGCGGTCCCATGTGGCATAGCGCGCAGCCATATCCTTTTCGGACCGGGTTGGCTTGGTCCAGTCCTGGCCAGGGGGACGCTGCCGGGTCGATGCGGTCGGATCCGACGCGCGTGATTGGGCTAGGGCCGGAGCCGCAAAAAGCGCGACAAGCACGGCCGATGTAACTGCAAAAACTCGCGCGGACATCATGAAGCTCTCATCACATGCAGGGCGATGCGCTGCGTCGCGGCGCGATGGCCCTCATGAAGATTTCCATGCACATCGGCGAGCCCCCGATCTCCTCCGCGCATCGCGAAGAGATGGGAGGCGCTCGTCTTTCTGTCAATGGGTAACGCAGCCGCTGCGCCCGATCGTGATTCGAGCGCTGCGGCTAGCTGGGAGTGAAACGGGCCGGCGGTTGCCGCAGCAGAACGCGGCTCCGCTTCGGTTCTCCGGGCGCCAGTGCAGACCTAGCGCAACCCCAAGGCACGGCGCCGCGCGCTGTCGATATGTCTGGCGAGCGCGTTTGCCGCCTGGGCCGGATCGCGCGTTTCCATGGCGGCGACAACGGCGAGATGCTCGTTCATGACGGGCACGACAAGGCCGTCGATCCGCGTCAGCTCCTGCCGGATCAGCCGGATCTTGATGGAATTCACCCGATAGGCCTTGGCGATGATCTCATTGCCCAAGGCATCGATGATCGTGTCGTGGAAACCCCAGTCGACAGCTTGCGCCTCCGCAGCGAGATCCGGGCTGGCCACGCCCTGTTCGGCACGCCGCAGGATGTCCTCGTGCTGGGCGCGTATCGCGGCGATCGTCGCATCGGAGGCCGTCTCGACGAAAAGCGCCACCGCCTCCTTCTCGAGAAAGAGGCGAAACTGGTAGGCATCGCGGATAAGTCCGAGATCGATATGGGCGACCTGCATACCGCGCTGCGGCACCGTTTTCACCAGTCCTTCGGCTTCGAGCCGGGGGACGAGTTCGCGGATCGCGCCGAGTGTCAGGCCCGTCAGCTCGACCAGCTCCCGTTGGGAAACGAACTGGCCCGGCCGTACAGCGTTGGCAAGCAGATGCCGGGTGAAGCTGTCGTAGGCTATCTCGCGCAATTTGGGAGGTTCGCGCTCTTCGCCCGTCCTCTCCATCCGACACTCCTCTCAAGCGGCCGTTGCAGAAAAGATCCGATCGCAGCGTTCCCCGAGCTGGGCCATCTCGGCGCGCGACAATGCGGTCAACGGCGGCCGCATGGTGAGCCATCCGGGTTCGCCGCTGCGATGGGCGACGAGCGCTTTGATCGCTGCCATGACCGGATAGCCAAGGACCGTCTCGACCAGTTGATCGACACGCTGATCGGGTCGTCCGTCCACCACAAGGGGCAATAGCGCATCTGGGCATATGTTTGCCAGCCCCGATATCGCGCCTTGGCCACCGTTTCTCACGGCACGAGCCAGACTGCGCTCGTCACCGACCAGGATGACGCGGTCGCGATGCGCCTCCAGGAGTTGTTCCGTATAGGCCCAGTCGCCGGCCGAATCCTTGACGCCTATGAAGGCCTCCGGAAAGGCCCTGATGAGCCGGGTGATGAGAGACAGCGGCATCGCGACCGCCGTCATCTGGGGGATGTTATAAAGCAACATATTGCGCGCCCGCTGCCCCAGGCGCTCCACCAGCGCGGCGTACCAGCCGAAAACCCCGTCCTCAGCCACGCCCTTGAAGAAGTAGGGCGGTGGAACGAGGAGGGCGCGGCAGCCGTGATCGAGCGCAAGGCTTGCCTGCGCGACCGCGTCCGTGACGGCGGTTGCGGCAATGCCGCCGACGATGCGGTCCCCCGCGATGCCGGCCCGGGCGAGGGCGGCGAAGGTGGCCTCGCGCTCGGCCAGGCCAATCGATGCGCCTTCTCCCGTCGTGCCGAACAGCGTGATGCTGCTGCAGCCCCTGGCCAGACACCAGGACGCCTGTTCCGTGAGGAGGCCGTTATCGACCGCTCCAGAAAGCTGAAAGGGAGTTGCAAGAGCCACGGAGAGGCCGAATTGACCAGGCATGATAAACAGATCCCGCATATATTGACTGCACACTAACATGTTAGTCGGATGAAAATGTGCTTGCAAGGGCCGACCAGCCTGATCAACAATGGATCGTGCTGATTGACAGGACTTGGCCGCATGCATGGCGGGCGTCGGGTTTCGCTTTGGTGCGGATCAACAGGATGGAGTGATCCGGTCGCATCGGGACTGCGTGAGCGCTCTCTTTGGCGAGCCAAGGGACGCACAGGCAGGGACCCATAGGCAGGTTCTTTTTCGCGTAATCGATTTGGATGTGGGAACGCCTGACAGGCTGGTGCGAAGTCCCAGCGTCTCGTCGTCGTCGCAGGCATCGGGACCTGAACTTCGGGAGTTACTCTAGGCCTAAAGGATGGGGTGACCAATCCATCGCCGGGTTGCAGATTGGACCAAAACGCCAGCTTGGCTATCGGGCTCGTGTTTTTAGGGTGATGAACGACGGTGCTGCTCAAAAAAGGTGCCGCGTCAGGGATGAAATGAAAGGGGAGGAAAGCGATGTTCGACAACGGCATCTCGCGCCGCTCGGTGCTCAAGGGAAGCTTGGCAGCCGGTGCTCTAGGTCTGGCGGGAACGCCGGCCTTCGCCGATCCGCAATGGAAGAAGTTTGCCGGCACGAAGCTTGAGGTCAATCTCATCAAGAGCCCGCGGGGTGATGTTCTTGAGAAAAACGTCAAGGAGTTCACGGATCTCACGGGCATCGAGGTCGCTTCGGAACAGATCCCGGAGCAGCAGCAGCGCCAGAAGGCCGTCATCGAGCTGACTTCAGGCAAGCCGAGCTTCGACGTGGTGCACCTGAGCTACCATGTGCAGAAGCGGCAGTTCGAGAAGGCCGGGTGGCTGGCCGATCTCACGCCTTTCATGAAGAATCCGGACTTGACGGCCTCGGATCTGACGGAGGCCGATTTCTCCTCCGCCGGCTTGCTCTATGCCAAGGATCAAAGCGGGGCGATGCGTTCTCTGCCGTTCTCGGTGGACTACTGGATCGTCTATTGGAACAAAGATCTCTTTGAAAAGAAGGGCTTGGGCTATCCCACCAACTTCGAGGAGATGGTGAAGGCTGCCGAGGCGCTGACCAACGCTTCCGATGGCACCTATGGCTTCGTCGCCCGGGGATTGCGCAATGCCAATGTGCCGGTATGGGCGAGCTTCCTGCTCGGCTATGGCGGCAATTTCCTGGACGCCAACGGCAATCTTCTCACCGACAAGCCCGAGGCGGTCGAAGGCGCCAAGCTCTACCAGCGTCTGCTCACCAAGACCGCACCGCCCGGCGTTGCCGGCTTCAACTGGTCGGAATGCCAATCGGCTTTTCTGCAAGGCAAGGTCGGCATGTGGCTCGATGGCGTCGGCTTCGCGCCCCCGCTCGAGGATCCGACCAAGTCGCGCGTCGTCGGCAAGGTCGGCTACGGCGTTATGCCGGCTGGTCCCAAGCTGCAGGCGTCGGCCACCTTTGGGGACGGTATCGGCGTCACCGCAGCCTCGACCAAAAAGGAGGCCGCCTATCTCTACTGCCAATGGGCCGTATCGAAACTCATGGGCGCGCGCCTGCTGCAGGCTGGCGGCGGCGTGCCGTTCCGCAATTCCATCCTCGATGACAAGGAGGTGCGCAGCGGCGTGAAAATGCCCGCGGCCTGGGTCGACGCGGTTGTGGGATCGGCAAAGGTCAGCCGGTTGGGCTTGCCGGTGGTCATACCGGTCACGGAGTTCCGCGACATCATCGGTACGGCGCTGACGAGCACTTTGTCGGGGGCGGATCCGGCGGCCGAGCTCGCGAAGGCGACCGAGCAGTTCAAGCCCGTGCTTGAACGCAGCGAACGCGGCTGAACCAAAGGGCGACCCGGCATTGGCGTGTGTCAGATCCTAGGGATCCGCGTCACTGGGTCGCCAGCGAGCATGCCCCGAAGGCCCGGGGTGGGGTCTATTGGGCCAGACCGGGGCATGCTCGCCGCAGTTTGTACGGCGGCGCGTGATTGCGCGTTGCCGTGTCCCGCTGGCGCGATGTCCTCGATCGGGGCGGGGGGATCGTCATCCGTATGATGCCACAAGCACAAGTGAAGCATGAGTGAACTCACCATGAGGGAGGCCTCGGCCCCCACCGCGCATCCATCCGCAAAGGGTCACTGGCGTCCCCCGTCCTATTGGCCTTTCGTTCTACCGGCGATCATCACGGTCAGCGCGGTCATCGTGTTTCCCTGGGTTTTCACCCTGTGGATGAGCCTGCACGAATGGACCGTCGGTGGATCCTCCAGTTTCGTCGGCTTCGCGAATTACCTGCGCCTGCCGCGCGATCCGCGCTTCGCGGACGCCGTCATCCACACCCTCTACTACACAGTCCTGTCCGTGTTGCTTCCGCTTGTGCTCGGCACGCTGTCGGCGGTGATCTTCCATGCGCGGTTCCCTCTGCGGGGCTTTCTGCGTGGCATCTTCGTCATGCCCATGATGGCGACGCCGGTTGCTATCGCGCTGGTGTGGACGATGATGTTTCATCCGCAGCTTGGCGTGCTGAACTATCTGCTGTCCCTCGTCGGCATTCCGCCGCAGCTCTGGGTGTTCGCGCCGGCCACCGTCATCCCCTCGCTGGTGCTGGTCGAGACCTGGCAGTGGACGCCGCTCGTCATGCTCATCCTGCTCGGCGGGCTCGCCGCTATCCCGATGGAGCCTTATGAGAGCGCGTTGATCGATGGCGCGAGCCGGTGGCAGATGTTCTATTATATCACGCTGCCGATGATCGCCCCCTTCCTCATGGTCGCCGCCATTAT
Proteins encoded in this region:
- a CDS encoding 4-hydroxy-tetrahydrodipicolinate synthase, whose product is MRDLFIMPGQFGLSVALATPFQLSGAVDNGLLTEQASWCLARGCSSITLFGTTGEGASIGLAEREATFAALARAGIAGDRIVGGIAATAVTDAVAQASLALDHGCRALLVPPPYFFKGVAEDGVFGWYAALVERLGQRARNMLLYNIPQMTAVAMPLSLITRLIRAFPEAFIGVKDSAGDWAYTEQLLEAHRDRVILVGDERSLARAVRNGGQGAISGLANICPDALLPLVVDGRPDQRVDQLVETVLGYPVMAAIKALVAHRSGEPGWLTMRPPLTALSRAEMAQLGERCDRIFSATAA
- a CDS encoding DNA-binding GntR family transcriptional regulator produces the protein MERTGEEREPPKLREIAYDSFTRHLLANAVRPGQFVSQRELVELTGLTLGAIRELVPRLEAEGLVKTVPQRGMQVAHIDLGLIRDAYQFRLFLEKEAVALFVETASDATIAAIRAQHEDILRRAEQGVASPDLAAEAQAVDWGFHDTIIDALGNEIIAKAYRVNSIKIRLIRQELTRIDGLVVPVMNEHLAVVAAMETRDPAQAANALARHIDSARRRALGLR
- a CDS encoding putative cold shock protein y4cH (Evidence 3 : Putative function from multiple computational evidences), with the translated sequence MATGTVKWFNDQKGYGFIQPDNGGKDVFVHVSAVERSGLRGLTEGQKIAYEVEADRRTGKDAAVNLQQV
- a CDS encoding conserved exported hypothetical protein (Evidence 4 : Unknown function but conserved in other organisms) — translated: MMSARVFAVTSAVLVALFAAPALAQSRASDPTASTRQRPPGQDWTKPTRSEKDMAARYATWDRKARESTNGICVGCDAPGSLKTVPAKTPRQARKLGR
- the malF gene encoding Trehalose/maltose transport system permease protein MalF codes for the protein MREASAPTAHPSAKGHWRPPSYWPFVLPAIITVSAVIVFPWVFTLWMSLHEWTVGGSSSFVGFANYLRLPRDPRFADAVIHTLYYTVLSVLLPLVLGTLSAVIFHARFPLRGFLRGIFVMPMMATPVAIALVWTMMFHPQLGVLNYLLSLVGIPPQLWVFAPATVIPSLVLVETWQWTPLVMLILLGGLAAIPMEPYESALIDGASRWQMFYYITLPMIAPFLMVAAIIRTIDALKSFDIIYAITQGGPGTASETINLYLYSVAFAYYDIGYGSAIAVVFFALVIGLSVLLLALRQRTKWTEVGGAL
- a CDS encoding hypothetical protein (Evidence 5 : Unknown function); protein product: MWERLTGWCEVPASRRRRRHRDLNFGSYSRPKGWGDQSIAGLQIGPKRQLGYRARVFRVMNDGAAQKRCRVRDEMKGEESDVRQRHLAPLGAQGKLGSRCSRSGGNAGLRRSAMEEVCRHEA
- a CDS encoding Carbohydrate ABC transporter substrate-binding protein (CUT1 family) — its product is MFDNGISRRSVLKGSLAAGALGLAGTPAFADPQWKKFAGTKLEVNLIKSPRGDVLEKNVKEFTDLTGIEVASEQIPEQQQRQKAVIELTSGKPSFDVVHLSYHVQKRQFEKAGWLADLTPFMKNPDLTASDLTEADFSSAGLLYAKDQSGAMRSLPFSVDYWIVYWNKDLFEKKGLGYPTNFEEMVKAAEALTNASDGTYGFVARGLRNANVPVWASFLLGYGGNFLDANGNLLTDKPEAVEGAKLYQRLLTKTAPPGVAGFNWSECQSAFLQGKVGMWLDGVGFAPPLEDPTKSRVVGKVGYGVMPAGPKLQASATFGDGIGVTAASTKKEAAYLYCQWAVSKLMGARLLQAGGGVPFRNSILDDKEVRSGVKMPAAWVDAVVGSAKVSRLGLPVVIPVTEFRDIIGTALTSTLSGADPAAELAKATEQFKPVLERSERG